A single window of Enterobacteriaceae bacterium ESL0689 DNA harbors:
- a CDS encoding PAAR domain-containing protein gives MLKIIRKGDKTTHGGSVLTASTTMKYGGIGAARKGDKVSCPEHGETTIVEGNPNYLDEDGLPVAFEGHKCGCGCTLISSFSAAKVG, from the coding sequence ATGTTAAAGATTATTCGTAAAGGGGATAAAACGACCCACGGTGGTTCGGTATTAACTGCGTCCACGACAATGAAGTACGGTGGCATTGGCGCAGCTCGTAAAGGCGATAAAGTCTCCTGCCCTGAACACGGGGAAACGACCATTGTTGAGGGCAACCCAAACTATCTGGATGAAGATGGTCTCCCTGTGGCATTCGAAGGCCACAAATGTGGCTGTGGGTGTACGCTCATCAGTTCGTTTTCTGCGGCAAAGGTTGGCTGA
- the tssH gene encoding type VI secretion system ATPase TssH, whose amino-acid sequence MENPAVLLRRLNPYCARALEGAASLCQTRAHAEILPEHWLLKLLEQGEGDLTVLARRYEWDMDALWQDLLGWLDNQPRSVRHRPQLSENIQMLMQEAWLLASLNGEEHIRGIHLLMALTGKPKLLRCDGLWPMLTLAQSQLERLRPLLDAQSDERPEVQQDAKLAHTGGDVEIVGRPVGASDNTTIKDGELSPALQNALDKFTLDVTAKAKEGKIDPVFGRDTEIRQMVDILSRRRKNNPILVGEPGVGKTALVEGLALRIAEGNVPESLKPVMLRTLDLGLLQAGAGVKGEFEQRLKNVIDAVQQSLVPILLFIDEAHTIIGAGNQAGGADAANLLKPALARGELRTIAATTWSEYKQYFERDAALERRFQMVKVDEPDDDTACLMLRGLKSRYAEHHGVHITDNAVRAAVTLSRRYLTGRQLPDKAVDLLDTASARVRMSLDTVPEALTQYRAQLTSLEIEKQALLEDIALGSNQHGERLTAIEQQQNDLIVELDERESQYGRELSLTEQLLEVRQDISRQTDITTLQNQLSALQGNSPLLSLDVDTRTVANVIADWTGVPLSSLMKDEQTELLTLENEIGKRVVGQDVALNAIAQRLRAAKTGLTSENGPQGVFLLVGPSGVGKTESALALADVLYGGEKSLITINLSEYQEPHTVSQLKGSPPGYVGYGQGGILTEAVRKRPYSVVLLDEVEKAHRDVMNLFYQVFDRGFMRDGEGREIDFRNTVILMTSNLGSDHLMQLLDERSDASESDLHELLRPILRDHFQPALLARFQTVIYRPLAESAMRTIVEMKLSQVSQRLSRHYGLTTQIGESLYDTLTAACLLPDTGARNVDSLLNQQILPVLSQQLLTHIAAKQKPRSLTLSWDEEEGIVLDFE is encoded by the coding sequence ATGGAAAATCCAGCCGTTCTGTTACGTCGCCTGAATCCTTACTGTGCCCGTGCGCTGGAAGGGGCGGCCTCGCTCTGCCAGACCCGGGCGCATGCGGAAATCCTGCCTGAGCACTGGCTGCTGAAGCTGCTTGAGCAGGGTGAAGGTGACCTGACGGTGCTCGCCCGTCGCTATGAGTGGGATATGGATGCGCTGTGGCAGGATTTGCTCGGCTGGCTGGATAATCAACCGCGCTCGGTGCGCCACCGCCCACAGCTCTCGGAAAACATTCAGATGCTGATGCAGGAAGCCTGGTTGCTGGCCTCTCTCAATGGTGAAGAGCACATTCGCGGCATTCATCTGCTGATGGCCCTGACCGGTAAACCGAAACTGCTGCGTTGTGACGGTCTGTGGCCGATGCTGACCCTGGCACAAAGTCAACTGGAGCGTCTGCGTCCGCTGCTCGATGCGCAGTCGGACGAACGTCCGGAGGTGCAGCAGGACGCGAAACTGGCCCACACGGGGGGAGATGTGGAAATAGTCGGCCGTCCGGTCGGTGCCAGTGATAACACAACTATAAAGGACGGTGAACTGTCACCGGCCCTGCAGAATGCCCTGGATAAGTTCACTCTCGACGTCACAGCCAAAGCGAAAGAAGGAAAAATCGACCCGGTATTTGGTCGCGATACTGAGATCCGTCAGATGGTGGACATTCTCTCCCGCCGTCGCAAAAACAACCCGATTCTGGTCGGTGAACCGGGTGTCGGCAAAACGGCGCTGGTGGAAGGGCTGGCATTACGCATCGCCGAAGGCAACGTGCCGGAATCCCTCAAGCCTGTTATGCTGCGCACCCTTGATCTTGGCTTGTTACAGGCGGGGGCAGGCGTGAAGGGCGAATTTGAACAGCGCCTGAAAAACGTGATTGATGCCGTGCAGCAGTCGCTGGTCCCCATTCTGCTGTTTATCGACGAAGCGCACACCATCATCGGCGCGGGCAACCAGGCGGGCGGCGCAGATGCGGCCAACCTGCTGAAACCGGCCCTGGCCCGTGGTGAACTGCGCACTATCGCCGCTACCACCTGGAGCGAGTACAAACAGTATTTTGAACGCGACGCAGCCCTGGAGCGTCGCTTCCAGATGGTGAAGGTGGACGAGCCGGACGACGACACCGCCTGCCTGATGCTGCGCGGCCTGAAATCCCGCTACGCCGAACACCACGGCGTGCATATTACTGACAATGCGGTACGCGCCGCCGTTACGCTTTCACGCCGCTACCTGACGGGTCGCCAGTTGCCGGACAAAGCCGTTGATCTGCTGGATACCGCCAGCGCACGTGTGCGCATGAGCCTCGATACCGTGCCGGAAGCGCTGACGCAGTACCGTGCGCAGCTCACCTCGCTTGAAATCGAAAAGCAGGCGCTGCTGGAAGATATCGCGCTGGGCAGCAACCAGCACGGCGAACGTTTGACCGCCATTGAACAGCAGCAGAACGACCTGATTGTCGAACTCGACGAACGGGAAAGCCAGTACGGTCGCGAGCTGAGCCTGACGGAACAGTTGCTGGAAGTGCGTCAGGACATCAGCCGCCAGACCGATATCACCACTCTGCAAAACCAGCTGTCGGCGCTGCAGGGCAACTCGCCGCTGCTGTCGCTGGATGTGGACACACGAACCGTTGCGAACGTGATTGCTGACTGGACCGGCGTGCCGCTCTCCTCGTTGATGAAAGACGAGCAGACTGAATTGCTGACCCTGGAAAATGAAATCGGTAAGCGTGTTGTCGGCCAGGATGTGGCGCTGAATGCCATCGCCCAGCGCCTGCGCGCGGCCAAAACTGGCCTGACTTCGGAAAACGGTCCTCAGGGCGTGTTCCTGCTGGTCGGCCCAAGCGGCGTGGGTAAAACCGAGAGTGCGCTGGCGCTGGCGGATGTGCTGTACGGCGGTGAAAAATCCCTTATCACCATCAACCTCTCCGAATACCAGGAGCCACATACCGTTTCCCAACTAAAAGGTTCCCCGCCGGGGTATGTGGGTTACGGCCAGGGCGGTATTCTGACCGAGGCGGTACGAAAACGTCCGTACAGCGTGGTGCTGCTTGATGAGGTGGAAAAAGCGCACCGCGACGTGATGAACCTGTTCTATCAGGTTTTCGACCGCGGCTTTATGCGCGACGGCGAAGGACGTGAAATCGACTTCCGCAATACCGTGATCCTGATGACCTCCAACCTCGGCAGCGACCACCTGATGCAACTGCTGGATGAACGGTCGGATGCCAGCGAAAGCGACCTGCATGAACTGCTACGCCCGATCCTGCGTGACCACTTCCAGCCTGCGCTGTTGGCCCGTTTCCAGACCGTGATTTACCGTCCGCTGGCCGAATCTGCCATGCGTACCATCGTGGAGATGAAGCTCAGCCAGGTGAGCCAGCGCCTCAGCCGTCACTACGGCCTGACCACGCAGATTGGCGAGAGCCTGTATGACACGCTGACGGCCGCCTGCCTGCTGCCGGATACCGGGGCGCGTAATGTCGACAGCCTGCTCAATCAGCAAATTCTGCCGGTCCTGAGTCAGCAACTGCTCACTCACATAGCGGCGAAACAGAAGCCACGGTCACTCACTCTCTCCTGGGACGAGGAAGAAGGGATCGTGCTGGATTTTGAGTAA
- the hcp gene encoding type VI secretion system effector Hcp, whose amino-acid sequence MAIPVYLWLKDDGGADIKGSVDVQDRDGSIEVVAQQHNLYIPTDNNTGKLTGTRIHTPFLFTKEIDSSSPYLYKAVTTGQTLKSAEFKWYKINDAGQEVEYFNTKLENVKVVKVNPVMHDIKDPSYEKHNHLEQIELRYEKITWTYKDGNIIHSDSWNERATA is encoded by the coding sequence ATGGCAATTCCAGTTTACCTTTGGCTGAAAGACGACGGCGGCGCGGACATTAAAGGGTCTGTGGACGTTCAGGATCGCGACGGCAGCATCGAAGTGGTGGCGCAGCAGCATAACCTGTACATCCCGACGGATAACAACACCGGAAAGCTGACCGGTACCCGTATCCACACTCCGTTCCTGTTCACCAAGGAAATCGATTCGTCCAGCCCGTATCTGTACAAGGCGGTGACCACCGGTCAGACCCTCAAGTCTGCCGAATTCAAGTGGTACAAAATCAACGACGCTGGCCAGGAAGTGGAGTACTTCAACACCAAGCTTGAAAACGTGAAGGTGGTGAAAGTGAACCCGGTCATGCATGACATCAAGGATCCTTCTTACGAGAAGCACAACCACCTTGAGCAGATCGAACTGCGTTACGAAAAAATCACCTGGACTTACAAAGACGGCAACATCATTCATTCCGATTCCTGGAACGAACGCGCCACCGCGTAA
- the tssL gene encoding type VI secretion system protein TssL, short form has protein sequence MKKDTDIDALMVETWLTVAQLRHGGEVTDGPALYAACKGQVDSVREALERAGYDSESIDHITYAQCALLDETVLNRKPVDKSPASGAGELPSAVAEEADTTPAVTLDAAQRAWRSAPLQTVYFGTLRAGGALYDRIAEVLRQPAPEPAVLTCYQRVLALGFQGQYSLSGVGQSRRDEVIAALNERVPALEIAASLVVHKTGRRRYNLLRSVWFWIVLAVVLTGAVWLGGHLWLQDLLHQQLPELR, from the coding sequence ATGAAAAAAGACACCGATATCGATGCCCTGATGGTTGAAACCTGGCTCACCGTGGCGCAACTGCGTCACGGTGGTGAGGTCACCGATGGCCCGGCGCTTTACGCTGCCTGTAAAGGGCAGGTGGACAGCGTGCGTGAGGCACTGGAGCGTGCCGGGTATGACAGTGAAAGCATTGATCACATCACTTATGCCCAGTGTGCCCTGCTGGATGAAACTGTCCTGAACCGCAAGCCTGTAGATAAGTCGCCTGCATCCGGGGCCGGTGAGCTGCCGTCGGCAGTGGCTGAAGAAGCAGACACAACGCCGGCCGTCACGCTGGATGCGGCCCAGAGAGCCTGGCGTTCAGCGCCGTTACAGACCGTCTACTTCGGCACCCTGCGTGCCGGTGGTGCGCTGTACGACCGTATCGCAGAAGTGTTGCGCCAGCCCGCTCCGGAGCCTGCGGTGCTGACGTGCTACCAGCGGGTACTGGCGCTGGGATTCCAGGGGCAGTACAGCCTGTCAGGCGTGGGACAGTCCCGCCGTGATGAGGTGATCGCTGCACTTAATGAACGCGTCCCGGCGCTGGAAATCGCTGCCTCCCTGGTGGTGCACAAAACCGGTCGTCGTCGCTATAACCTGCTGCGCTCGGTCTGGTTCTGGATTGTGCTGGCCGTCGTACTGACCGGTGCGGTGTGGCTGGGTGGTCATCTCTGGCTGCAGGACCTGCTGCACCAGCAACTGCCGGAGCTGCGCTGA
- the vgrG gene encoding type VI secretion system tip protein VgrG, producing the protein MRSDVMSLAQKAIDEALGLSRYRVDVHECPHFLDVLRFRASESLSQPWRYEVTVTCAASIASTEVMLKPASFTFQTPLFDGTPAVPVRTVYGVVDTFRRISMSGDEITYALRIVPRIALMQHTQRSEVYLNQSVPEVVEQILRSHGFEGADFEFRVSQHYPVRELITQWRETDLEFIQRLLAEVGIFWRFEMDSRIEQDVVIFQDSQMQYQFGVKLPVIPPSRTSDNGQESVWDISPEDHVVTGSVANRDYNYREALTPQNSSATVRQEGGATTGETYHYAEPFLSEGDADTPEGGSWFARLRHERALNAQQLVTGRSSSPVLAPGEVLEAQGNVPESLKDGIVITGVHTSGARDKGFQLRFTGIPYSETVCYRPALINRPVIAGSLPARVESDEKHDTYAYLDNQGRYRVRLDFDRNSTEQGYAYLWLRMAKPYAGDTYGFHSPLLDGTEVSVVFDSGDPDRPYIAHAQHDSEHPDHVTRDNHTRNVWRTAGDNKLRLEDKRQEEHFKLATPFGKTQLNGGHVVDNQREQRGTGFELRTDEYGAVRAGRGMFLTADAQAKGEGQMLEMAPAVNRIRQANSEMQALNNAAEAAKALVSDIQAQNNLVTQSIAELQAAVLLASAPQGIAFTSGEHLQLTSTQNTMLTAGKHLDMGAMKNISLSAENELGLFAHKAGARMIANLGDVEMHARHNTLDMSAQKELTITSTDDEIVISTPKALTVNGGGSYLKLSDSGIEHGSKGDLTMKVGEYLVPGSGGDMPFSAPDFNSTEIAEVKRVISKPLSN; encoded by the coding sequence ATGAGAAGTGATGTTATGAGCCTGGCGCAGAAGGCGATTGATGAAGCCCTGGGTCTGTCACGCTACCGGGTGGATGTGCATGAGTGTCCGCATTTCTTGGACGTGCTGCGCTTTCGGGCCAGCGAATCACTCAGCCAGCCGTGGCGTTACGAGGTCACCGTTACCTGTGCGGCAAGTATTGCCAGTACTGAAGTCATGTTGAAACCGGCATCCTTCACCTTCCAGACACCTTTGTTTGATGGTACGCCAGCGGTGCCGGTACGCACAGTATACGGCGTGGTGGATACATTCCGTCGGATCTCGATGTCGGGGGATGAAATCACCTATGCCCTGCGCATCGTGCCGCGTATTGCTCTGATGCAGCACACTCAGCGCAGCGAGGTGTATCTGAATCAGTCGGTGCCGGAAGTGGTGGAGCAAATTCTCCGCTCCCACGGTTTCGAGGGGGCGGACTTTGAGTTTCGCGTGTCGCAGCATTACCCGGTCCGTGAACTGATCACCCAGTGGCGCGAGACGGATCTCGAATTCATCCAGCGCCTGCTGGCGGAAGTGGGCATTTTCTGGCGCTTTGAGATGGACAGCCGTATCGAACAGGATGTGGTGATTTTCCAGGACAGCCAGATGCAGTATCAGTTTGGCGTAAAACTCCCGGTAATTCCGCCTTCGCGCACCAGTGATAACGGTCAGGAAAGCGTCTGGGATATCAGCCCGGAAGACCATGTGGTCACCGGAAGCGTGGCTAACCGCGACTATAACTACCGTGAAGCGTTGACGCCGCAGAACAGCTCAGCGACCGTTCGTCAGGAAGGCGGTGCCACCACCGGCGAGACCTACCACTATGCGGAGCCGTTTTTGAGTGAGGGTGATGCTGACACCCCGGAAGGTGGCTCCTGGTTTGCCCGTCTCCGTCATGAGCGCGCGCTCAACGCACAACAGCTTGTTACCGGGCGTTCCAGTAGTCCGGTTCTGGCCCCCGGCGAAGTGCTGGAAGCCCAGGGCAATGTCCCTGAATCGCTGAAAGATGGCATTGTCATCACCGGTGTTCATACCTCCGGGGCACGCGATAAAGGTTTTCAGCTGCGTTTCACGGGGATCCCCTACAGTGAAACCGTCTGTTATCGTCCGGCATTAATCAACCGCCCGGTGATTGCCGGTTCTCTCCCTGCCCGGGTGGAAAGCGACGAGAAACACGACACCTATGCGTACCTGGACAACCAGGGGCGCTACCGGGTCAGACTTGATTTTGACCGCAACAGCACGGAACAGGGCTATGCCTACCTCTGGTTGCGGATGGCCAAACCCTATGCCGGGGATACCTACGGTTTTCACTCCCCGTTGCTTGACGGTACCGAAGTCTCGGTGGTGTTTGACAGCGGGGATCCGGACAGGCCCTACATCGCCCACGCCCAGCATGATTCCGAGCACCCGGATCATGTCACCCGCGACAATCACACGCGAAACGTCTGGCGTACGGCGGGGGACAACAAACTTCGCCTGGAAGATAAGCGTCAGGAAGAGCACTTCAAGCTCGCCACCCCGTTTGGTAAGACCCAATTAAATGGTGGTCACGTCGTGGACAACCAGCGTGAGCAACGCGGGACCGGTTTTGAGCTGCGTACCGATGAATACGGTGCCGTACGTGCTGGAAGAGGCATGTTCCTGACCGCGGATGCGCAGGCAAAAGGTGAAGGACAAATGCTGGAAATGGCGCCGGCAGTCAATCGCATCAGGCAGGCCAACAGCGAAATGCAGGCACTGAACAATGCGGCTGAAGCGGCGAAAGCGCTGGTCAGTGATATTCAGGCACAAAACAATCTGGTGACGCAGAGTATTGCTGAGTTGCAGGCGGCGGTCCTGCTGGCGTCTGCCCCGCAGGGGATCGCCTTTACCTCAGGTGAGCACCTTCAGCTTACCAGCACACAGAATACGATGCTGACGGCCGGTAAGCATCTCGATATGGGAGCAATGAAAAACATCTCCCTGAGTGCTGAGAATGAACTGGGGCTGTTTGCACACAAAGCGGGTGCGCGAATGATAGCCAACCTTGGTGACGTGGAAATGCATGCCCGCCACAACACGCTGGACATGAGTGCGCAAAAAGAACTGACCATCACCAGTACTGACGATGAAATTGTTATCAGTACCCCTAAAGCCCTGACGGTGAATGGCGGCGGCTCTTACCTGAAACTCAGCGACAGTGGTATTGAGCACGGCTCGAAAGGTGACCTGACCATGAAGGTGGGGGAATACCTGGTGCCAGGGAGTGGCGGCGATATGCCCTTTTCTGCACCGGATTTCAACAGCACTGAGATAGCCGAAGTTAAACGCGTCATCAGCAAACCACTGAGCAACTGA
- a CDS encoding lysozyme inhibitor LprI family protein: MKLMKYIPAVIALTCTANAYAGFFSSSDDFKCGREDAVQALGHYFSSDASGLLQSDYLTKSKYTYDKPVADYQNKLNSLVVGVSNASTSGNGSYGLNCSATVSVKVPQEALDVVSSDPNYLHFVTGTYGKLNNGSVVWSDVSYSAKLADNGKDIIFSNFNRTDLSNALFNISVLSVNKSQIINAQSKDNLDSAKAEYKNSDRNLNSVWRELPDSSRNALKKEQLAWVNEKVTKCGKLSDAESHSVDIKHRIEIYQCQIKMTNDRIAFLNGDN; encoded by the coding sequence ATGAAGTTGATGAAATATATCCCGGCGGTTATTGCTCTGACCTGTACAGCAAATGCATATGCGGGGTTTTTTAGTTCATCCGATGATTTTAAATGTGGCAGGGAAGATGCAGTTCAAGCCCTCGGGCATTATTTCAGCAGTGATGCTTCTGGATTGCTGCAAAGTGATTATCTGACAAAGTCTAAATACACTTATGATAAACCTGTTGCTGATTATCAGAATAAATTAAATAGTCTGGTGGTTGGCGTGAGTAATGCCTCTACTTCTGGTAATGGCAGTTATGGCCTGAATTGTAGCGCGACTGTCTCAGTGAAAGTGCCACAGGAAGCTCTGGATGTCGTCAGCAGTGACCCAAACTATTTGCATTTCGTGACCGGGACCTACGGTAAGCTCAATAATGGCAGTGTGGTCTGGAGTGATGTCAGTTACAGCGCCAAACTTGCGGACAATGGTAAAGATATAATCTTTAGCAATTTTAACCGAACGGATCTGTCAAATGCGTTGTTTAATATCAGCGTATTGTCCGTCAATAAAAGCCAGATTATTAATGCTCAGTCCAAAGACAATCTGGATTCTGCGAAGGCTGAATATAAAAACTCCGACCGAAACCTGAATTCAGTGTGGCGAGAACTCCCGGACTCTTCGCGAAATGCGCTGAAAAAAGAACAGCTGGCATGGGTTAATGAAAAAGTTACTAAATGCGGCAAATTGTCGGATGCAGAATCGCACAGTGTAGATATTAAACATCGTATCGAAATTTATCAGTGCCAGATAAAAATGACCAATGACCGCATTGCTTTCCTTAATGGCGATAATTAA
- a CDS encoding OmpA family protein has protein sequence MGGRTLARAALPVLVCLAAVLWLVWGFLAWGGTGKSLLTLAALLVCGWIILRRYRHLQPAQQVEDAGDFPPEDHTGPVVLVCGDVDDNMFALGPFRRTTQGWYLRVAELTELMPLATRLLARTPVMAGQLSVMFRCLPDRHDDEALLRASLKALRLQVKQLRGLTGYDVPVVLNAEFSGPETPWIVVRGTTSLVCPEDEPAMTLSEWQRTAQTATVQPFLTQATAMLHSVMLDELGKSDRLCPAIRPFAVTLRLGLIQTAASALWSQWLFRLTRISPANRVCVHEPRWHFADPVLPLLMPYTTPLQGGKTGRRVVVVLLLCALGALALSVQHNQTLIRRVAADLHRWQAIPMEHYAPKARSLHALQQDALLLERWQRQGVPHRYDLGLYPGERLWLAVQQAIDTYVPPPPPPKPKPKPVPKIIRLDSMSLFDSGKSELKSGSTKMLVNSLVGIKAKPGWLIVVSGYTDNTGNPQLNQTLSLKRAESVRNWMRDTGDVPESCFAVQGYGQDRPVATNDTTEGRALNRRVEISLVPQADACQIPGKPSASSQDDDASLHNGE, from the coding sequence ATGGGAGGACGAACGCTTGCCCGTGCGGCGTTACCGGTGCTGGTTTGTCTGGCTGCCGTGCTGTGGCTGGTATGGGGCTTTCTGGCCTGGGGGGGAACAGGTAAATCACTGCTGACGCTGGCGGCGCTGCTGGTTTGCGGGTGGATAATCCTCCGACGTTACCGTCACCTGCAGCCTGCTCAACAGGTGGAGGATGCCGGTGACTTTCCACCGGAAGACCATACCGGACCGGTGGTGCTGGTCTGCGGGGATGTGGATGACAACATGTTTGCCCTGGGACCCTTCCGGCGCACGACCCAGGGCTGGTACCTCCGGGTGGCAGAGCTGACTGAGCTGATGCCGCTCGCCACTCGTCTGCTGGCCCGCACCCCGGTGATGGCCGGGCAGTTGTCGGTAATGTTCCGCTGCCTGCCAGACCGCCATGACGACGAGGCGTTGCTGCGGGCGTCCCTGAAAGCACTGCGCCTGCAGGTGAAGCAGCTTCGTGGACTGACCGGGTATGACGTTCCGGTGGTACTGAATGCAGAGTTCAGTGGTCCGGAGACGCCGTGGATAGTGGTACGGGGTACAACGTCTCTGGTGTGCCCGGAAGACGAACCGGCGATGACGCTCAGTGAATGGCAGCGTACGGCACAGACTGCCACCGTGCAGCCATTTCTGACCCAGGCGACCGCGATGCTTCACTCGGTCATGCTGGATGAGCTGGGCAAATCCGACCGGCTGTGTCCGGCGATACGCCCGTTTGCCGTCACCCTGCGTCTGGGGCTGATACAGACTGCTGCCAGCGCTCTGTGGTCGCAGTGGCTGTTCCGCCTGACCCGCATTTCTCCTGCGAACCGTGTCTGTGTGCATGAACCGCGCTGGCATTTTGCCGATCCGGTGTTGCCGCTGCTGATGCCGTACACCACACCGTTGCAGGGTGGTAAAACAGGACGTCGGGTGGTGGTGGTTCTGCTGCTGTGCGCCCTCGGTGCCCTCGCGCTGTCTGTCCAGCATAACCAGACCCTGATCCGCCGGGTGGCTGCCGATCTGCACCGCTGGCAGGCTATTCCGATGGAGCACTACGCGCCGAAAGCCCGGTCGCTACACGCCCTGCAGCAGGATGCGCTGTTACTGGAGCGCTGGCAACGCCAGGGCGTGCCACATCGCTATGATCTGGGGTTGTATCCGGGCGAGCGTCTGTGGCTCGCGGTTCAGCAGGCTATCGATACCTATGTACCACCACCGCCGCCACCGAAGCCGAAACCAAAGCCGGTGCCGAAGATTATTCGTCTCGACAGCATGTCGCTGTTCGATTCCGGCAAGTCTGAGCTGAAGAGCGGTTCGACCAAAATGCTGGTCAATTCCCTGGTGGGGATCAAGGCCAAACCGGGTTGGCTGATTGTGGTCAGTGGTTACACCGACAACACCGGTAACCCGCAACTGAATCAGACGCTGTCCCTGAAGCGTGCCGAATCGGTACGCAACTGGATGCGGGATACCGGCGATGTGCCGGAAAGCTGTTTTGCGGTTCAGGGATACGGTCAGGACCGTCCCGTCGCAACCAATGACACAACGGAAGGGCGTGCGCTTAACCGTCGTGTCGAAATCAGTCTGGTTCCGCAGGCCGATGCCTGCCAGATACCGGGCAAACCCTCAGCGTCATCGCAGGATGATGACGCTTCACTACACAATGGAGAGTAA